One Pseudomonas brassicacearum genomic region harbors:
- the katG gene encoding catalase/peroxidase HPI has translation MANESKCPFNHAAGGGTTNRDWWPNQLNLKILHQHSSLSDPMGEDFNYAEAFKRLDFQALKQDLNALMTDSQDWWPADFGHYGPLFVRMAWHSAGTYRTGDGRGGAGSGQQRFAPLNSWPDNVSLDKARRLLWPIKQKYGRNISWADLIVLTGNVALESMGFKTFGFSGGRADVWEPDEDVYWGSENKWLGGDTRYGKPDKAAMQDPGDGQLVAEPGNEESRTDLGRNLENPLAAVQMGLIYVNPEGPEGQPDPVAAGLDIRETFARMAMNDEETVALIAGGHAFGKTHGAGPADNVGAEPEAAGLEMQGLGWKNTFGTGKGADTITSGLEVTWTTTPTRWSNNYLENLFGFEWELTKSPAGAHQWTPKNGAGAGIIPDAHDPSKRRNPTMLTTDLALRFDPIYEKISRRFLENPDQLSDAFARAWFKLIHRDMGPLSRYLGPELPNEELLWQDPIPAVDHPLVNDSDIAALKGKLLASGLSVSQLVSTAWAAASTFRGSDKRGGANGGRLRLAPQKDWAANQPEQLAKVLASLETVRSEFNSAQADGKKISLADLIVLAGSAGVEQAAKNAGFSVTVPFSPGRMDASQEQTDVESFGFLEPIADGFRNYLKGRYRVPAEALLIDKAQLLTLSAPEMTALIGGLRVLNTNVGQTAHGVFTQRPEALTNDFFVNLLDMGVEWKPSSDTQETFEARDRKTGQVKWTGTRVDLVFGSNAQLRALAEVYASSDAQAQFVKDFVAAWVKVMNLDRFDLK, from the coding sequence ATGGCAAACGAATCGAAATGCCCGTTCAATCACGCCGCTGGCGGTGGCACGACCAACCGCGACTGGTGGCCGAATCAACTGAATCTGAAGATCCTGCACCAGCACTCCTCGCTGTCCGACCCCATGGGCGAGGATTTCAACTATGCCGAAGCGTTCAAGCGCCTGGACTTCCAGGCCCTGAAACAAGACCTGAATGCACTGATGACCGATTCGCAAGACTGGTGGCCGGCGGACTTCGGCCACTACGGGCCGCTCTTTGTCCGCATGGCCTGGCACAGTGCAGGCACCTACCGCACCGGTGACGGACGCGGTGGCGCAGGTTCCGGCCAGCAGCGGTTTGCACCGCTCAACAGCTGGCCGGACAACGTCAGCCTCGACAAGGCCCGTCGCCTGCTCTGGCCGATCAAGCAGAAGTATGGCCGTAACATTTCCTGGGCCGACCTGATCGTCCTCACCGGCAACGTCGCGCTGGAGTCCATGGGCTTCAAGACCTTCGGTTTTTCCGGTGGCCGTGCGGACGTCTGGGAGCCGGATGAGGACGTCTATTGGGGTTCCGAAAACAAATGGCTGGGCGGTGACACCCGTTACGGCAAACCGGATAAAGCCGCCATGCAAGATCCCGGTGACGGGCAACTGGTGGCCGAACCGGGCAACGAAGAAAGCCGCACCGACCTGGGACGTAATCTGGAGAACCCGCTGGCCGCGGTGCAGATGGGCCTGATCTACGTCAACCCGGAAGGTCCCGAGGGTCAACCGGACCCGGTCGCCGCCGGGCTGGATATCCGCGAAACCTTCGCCCGCATGGCGATGAACGATGAAGAAACCGTGGCCCTGATCGCTGGCGGCCATGCCTTCGGCAAGACCCACGGTGCCGGCCCCGCGGATAATGTCGGTGCCGAGCCAGAAGCCGCAGGCCTGGAAATGCAGGGCCTGGGCTGGAAGAACACATTCGGCACGGGCAAGGGCGCCGACACCATCACCAGTGGCCTGGAAGTGACCTGGACCACCACGCCCACCCGCTGGAGCAACAACTACCTGGAAAACCTGTTCGGTTTCGAGTGGGAACTGACCAAGAGTCCGGCCGGTGCGCACCAGTGGACGCCGAAAAACGGCGCAGGCGCCGGCATCATTCCGGATGCCCATGACCCGTCCAAGCGGCGTAACCCAACGATGCTGACCACCGACCTGGCGCTGCGCTTCGACCCGATCTACGAAAAAATCTCGCGGCGCTTCCTGGAGAACCCGGACCAATTGTCCGACGCCTTCGCCCGCGCCTGGTTCAAGCTGATCCATCGCGACATGGGCCCGCTCTCGCGCTACCTGGGGCCGGAATTGCCCAATGAAGAGCTGCTGTGGCAAGACCCTATCCCGGCGGTCGACCATCCGCTGGTCAACGACAGTGACATCGCCGCCCTCAAGGGCAAGTTGCTGGCTTCGGGCCTGTCGGTTTCACAGCTTGTGTCGACGGCGTGGGCGGCAGCTTCCACCTTCCGTGGCTCCGACAAACGCGGCGGCGCCAACGGTGGGCGTCTGCGCCTGGCACCGCAGAAGGATTGGGCGGCCAACCAGCCAGAACAATTGGCCAAGGTGCTGGCGTCCCTGGAAACGGTCCGGAGCGAGTTCAACAGCGCCCAGGCCGACGGCAAGAAGATCTCGCTGGCGGACCTGATCGTACTGGCCGGCAGCGCTGGCGTCGAACAGGCGGCAAAAAATGCCGGGTTCAGCGTAACAGTGCCTTTCTCACCGGGGCGTATGGACGCGAGCCAGGAGCAGACGGACGTTGAGTCGTTCGGTTTTCTCGAGCCCATCGCCGATGGCTTTCGCAACTACCTCAAGGGCAGATACCGCGTACCCGCCGAGGCGCTGTTGATCGACAAGGCACAACTGTTAACCCTCAGCGCACCGGAAATGACGGCACTGATCGGTGGCCTGCGGGTGTTGAATACTAATGTCGGCCAGACTGCCCACGGGGTCTTCACCCAACGGCCAGAAGCGCTGACCAACGACTTCTTCGTCAACCTGCTCGACATGGGTGTGGAATGGAAACCAAGCTCCGATACCCAGGAAACATTCGAAGCCCGCGACCGCAAGACCGGCCAGGTCAAATGGACCGGCACACGTGTTGATCTGGTCTTCGGCTCGAATGCACAGCTACGGGCCTTGGCCGAGGTCTACGCCAGCTCGGATGCCCAGGCGCAGTTCGTCAAAGATTTCGTCGCGGCTTGGGTCAAGGTGATGAATCTGGACCGGTTTGATCTCAAGTGA
- a CDS encoding phosphatase PAP2 family protein, producing MLTSARARFYGLNLGVPLFCAAVVFLLFDMTRIDIAFSDLFYDPLHQVFPLEHVRLFEKITHKWARIIPNWTGEAAIIGALLSFFWPIFKPEKRAGLLRVLDKFRLTKPLRFAHKHRRDFLYVVFAFSLSTGVIHYLKGHTSVYCPVETTQYAGKIEHKEWFQNFNLLKVAGDGRCWPGGHASGGFTMLALYFVARRYRWRHSKALMYGALALGFVYGTTRVLQGWHYMSHTFWAGIFVWLTCWLTALLFYGRTALEQPVLKRHQTTLAPVVPAQGNVQSAA from the coding sequence ATGCTGACGTCTGCTCGCGCCCGTTTCTACGGGCTCAACCTCGGAGTTCCCCTGTTCTGCGCCGCGGTGGTGTTCTTGCTGTTCGATATGACCCGCATCGACATCGCCTTCAGCGATCTATTCTACGATCCGCTGCACCAGGTCTTTCCGTTGGAGCATGTGCGGCTGTTCGAGAAAATCACCCATAAGTGGGCCCGGATCATCCCGAACTGGACCGGCGAGGCAGCCATTATCGGAGCGCTGTTGTCGTTTTTCTGGCCGATCTTCAAGCCGGAAAAACGCGCAGGATTACTGCGGGTGCTGGATAAATTCAGGCTGACCAAGCCGCTACGTTTTGCCCACAAGCACCGTCGTGACTTTCTCTATGTGGTCTTCGCCTTTTCCCTCAGCACGGGCGTCATCCATTACCTCAAGGGCCATACCAGCGTGTATTGCCCGGTGGAAACCACCCAATACGCCGGCAAGATCGAGCACAAGGAATGGTTCCAGAATTTCAACCTGTTGAAAGTCGCCGGCGACGGCCGTTGCTGGCCCGGCGGCCATGCGTCCGGCGGCTTCACGATGCTGGCGCTGTATTTCGTAGCGCGCCGCTACCGCTGGCGCCATTCGAAGGCCCTGATGTATGGGGCGCTGGCCCTGGGATTTGTCTACGGCACGACGCGAGTCCTGCAGGGGTGGCACTACATGTCACATACGTTCTGGGCGGGGATTTTTGTCTGGTTGACGTGTTGGTTGACGGCTTTGCTGTTCTATGGGCGAACGGCCCTGGAGCAGCCTGTGTTGAAACGGCATCAAACCACGCTCGCGCCAGTTGTACCCGCGCAGGGTAACGTTCAATCGGCGGCTTGA
- a CDS encoding ShlB/FhaC/HecB family hemolysin secretion/activation protein — protein sequence MFSPARWARLCLAFLCLSPLTLAYAAPTPGDTDLIRERQDRLLEEQRRRLEQLKDLPGKSAAPQAPAAPVDTRCFPIKTIELKGADALSEGERQRLLKPYINQCLGVPQLNQLLKVITDYYLEKGLVTSRAYLPQQDLSSGHLQVLVVEGRLEGLKGAEGSGLSERELAMSFPGKSGDLLNLREIEQMVDQLNRLPSNQATMELTPGQNIGGSEVLVRNTPQKPWRVGLSRHNDGQKSTGEQQWGTSLDWDSPLGLADQLALRGGHDAVSDHQKTSRNAMLYYNLPFGWWNVSYTYSQSEYRSQIAANGFNFKQTGDSQNHQLRLERVVHRDDVSKTSLNTGLAYLRTNNFINDSKLSDSSNRITEAQFGINHGRRIGSAFVNLDLGMQDGIGALDAQGDHDPGRGQPDARYRKYTATLSYLQPFMLGGESFSFSSLMTGQRSEDPLFSPQRMSLGGLSSIRGYKDQTLSGDSGGYWRNDLRWSRPVTLPWLRPVFAEYGTSLGYDQGVIRGNHYNDDEHGRVSSNSVEFFARGEHLSASVTFAHSLERPDALTEREAPIYFRVDAFF from the coding sequence ATGTTCTCACCCGCCCGTTGGGCGAGGTTATGCCTGGCTTTTTTGTGCCTTTCTCCGCTAACGCTCGCTTACGCCGCACCTACCCCCGGTGACACGGACCTGATCCGTGAGCGCCAGGATCGCTTGCTTGAAGAGCAGCGTCGGCGCCTTGAACAGCTCAAGGACCTGCCCGGCAAATCCGCAGCGCCCCAAGCCCCGGCTGCGCCAGTCGATACCCGTTGTTTCCCGATCAAGACCATCGAGCTCAAGGGCGCCGACGCGTTGTCCGAAGGCGAGCGTCAACGCCTGCTCAAACCGTATATTAACCAGTGCCTGGGCGTGCCGCAGCTTAACCAGTTGCTCAAGGTCATCACCGATTACTACCTGGAAAAGGGCCTGGTCACCAGTCGCGCCTACTTGCCGCAACAGGACCTGTCCAGCGGCCACCTGCAAGTGTTGGTCGTCGAAGGCCGCCTGGAAGGCCTGAAGGGCGCTGAGGGCAGCGGCCTGTCCGAACGGGAACTGGCCATGAGCTTTCCCGGCAAGTCGGGTGATTTGCTTAATCTGCGGGAGATTGAGCAGATGGTTGACCAGCTCAATCGCCTGCCATCGAATCAGGCGACGATGGAGCTGACCCCCGGCCAGAACATCGGCGGCAGCGAAGTGCTGGTCAGGAACACCCCGCAGAAACCTTGGCGCGTCGGCCTTTCGCGGCACAACGACGGCCAGAAGAGTACCGGCGAACAGCAATGGGGCACATCCCTGGACTGGGACAGTCCCTTGGGCCTAGCCGACCAATTGGCCTTGCGCGGCGGCCACGACGCCGTCAGCGATCACCAGAAAACTTCGCGCAATGCCATGCTCTATTACAACCTGCCGTTTGGCTGGTGGAATGTCAGTTACACCTACAGCCAGAGCGAGTACCGCTCGCAGATAGCGGCCAACGGTTTCAACTTCAAGCAGACCGGTGATAGCCAGAACCATCAGTTGCGCCTGGAGCGGGTGGTCCACCGCGACGACGTGAGCAAGACCTCGCTCAACACCGGCCTGGCTTACCTGCGCACCAATAACTTTATCAACGACAGCAAGCTCAGCGACAGCAGCAATCGCATCACCGAGGCGCAGTTCGGCATCAACCATGGCCGGCGAATCGGCAGTGCCTTCGTCAACCTCGACCTGGGCATGCAAGACGGTATCGGTGCCCTCGATGCCCAGGGCGATCATGACCCGGGCCGGGGGCAGCCGGATGCGCGCTATCGCAAATACACCGCCACCCTCAGTTATCTGCAGCCTTTCATGTTGGGCGGCGAGTCCTTCAGTTTCAGCAGCCTGATGACCGGCCAGCGCAGTGAAGATCCGCTGTTCAGCCCCCAGCGCATGAGCCTGGGTGGGCTGTCGTCGATTCGCGGCTACAAGGACCAGACGCTGTCCGGCGACAGCGGCGGCTACTGGCGCAACGACCTGCGTTGGAGCCGCCCGGTGACCCTGCCATGGCTGCGCCCGGTGTTCGCCGAATACGGCACCAGTCTTGGTTATGACCAGGGCGTGATTCGCGGCAATCACTACAACGACGATGAGCACGGGCGTGTGTCGAGCAACTCGGTGGAGTTTTTCGCCCGCGGCGAGCACCTGAGCGCCAGCGTCACCTTTGCTCATTCCCTGGAACGCCCGGATGCCCTGACCGAGCGCGAAGCGCCGATCTACTTCCGTGTGGACGCCTTTTTTTAA
- a CDS encoding histidine phosphatase family protein yields MELRLSLFGVTRSIDTRRFTRYQNAMVVLASALLVIPLTLWLLSPAAVPDLAHGNIAGARALAEGWAKGEVIVLVRHVERCDHSKAACLNDREGITDRARAVAVGLGARFEQLGLDNADLYNSPLVRAAQTAGYMFNKVSAGDDWLINCRHDLLRNAMAHKVAGRNLILVTHSECMQALETTLKRPTSTFGYGASLFVSTAQPQAPQLLGFIEASDWRSVAFQ; encoded by the coding sequence GTGGAACTGAGACTGAGCCTTTTCGGCGTGACGCGTTCGATCGACACGCGCCGGTTTACCCGTTACCAAAACGCCATGGTCGTCCTGGCCTCGGCGCTGCTGGTGATCCCGTTGACCCTCTGGCTGCTGAGCCCGGCCGCGGTGCCGGACCTGGCCCATGGCAACATCGCCGGCGCCCGAGCCTTGGCCGAGGGCTGGGCCAAGGGGGAGGTGATCGTGCTGGTGCGCCATGTCGAACGCTGCGATCACTCCAAGGCCGCCTGCCTGAATGATCGCGAAGGCATCACTGACCGCGCCCGCGCCGTTGCGGTAGGCCTCGGTGCTCGGTTCGAGCAGTTGGGCCTGGACAACGCCGACCTCTACAACAGCCCGCTGGTGCGCGCTGCCCAGACGGCGGGCTACATGTTCAACAAGGTGAGTGCTGGCGACGACTGGCTGATCAATTGCCGACATGACCTGTTGCGCAATGCCATGGCCCACAAGGTGGCCGGGCGCAATCTGATTCTGGTCACCCACAGCGAATGCATGCAGGCACTGGAAACCACACTCAAACGCCCCACCTCGACGTTTGGCTATGGTGCTTCGCTGTTCGTCTCCACCGCCCAACCACAAGCGCCACAGCTGCTCGGTTTTATCGAAGCGTCTGACTGGCGCTCGGTGGCATTTCAGTAA